The genomic segment CAAGTCTCTGGGAGCCAGTCTTGCGCCATGCGTCAATGAAGGAGTCGATAATGGATGGCGATGCAAATTCCACATGGTCGACCATGCGAAATTGCTGCGGATTCAAGGTAATGGCGCTCGGCTGACACTTTGTGCAGACGCCTTCAGGCCAGGGAGGATGGCCAGTAGGACAATCCCGTCTCACTCGGTAAAACGGTTCCACGAGCGGAGGTATATACGAGCTTCCCAGCTCCGGTTTATTCGTTGACGCATTAATCTTCCTTAGATGTGAGTGAAAGGACTGGTACTTGATCTTCTTTTCGGCAAGGTATGCGGGATCAAACGGATCCAAGGGCTGACAATAGTCGCACATGCCTTTAGGTCCGTGTCGACACATCTTGTCCCGACTTCTGGGTATCTTTCCGTCCAATTTATCTAGTCGGTCATCGAGTGCAGATTGTTTAATCACTTCCCAAGGTTTAGATATTCTCTCTGGTCGTGGATTAATGGGCATATCTTCGGTGGGTAAGACGGGCTTGCCGTTCAGTCTCACTGATGTAGCTTTGGTCGAGTCGTCACCGTTGGTAGCTCCATTTGTTGCGTTTCCATGTTtgtagttgatgaagatCAAATCGCCATGCCTAGCCGAGGGTCAGAACTCCAGTCACGGCTCGAGGACCAACTGCCTCCAAAGTCCCGAAAGGCACCATCAGTCAGCTTACTTTAGTCCAATCTGCCCGACCTTAAACTTGATTATCTCAGCCAGAACCTTGGCGTCGCCTCCATTTGGTGCATTCGATAGCGTGATGGTCTTGGGGTCAATCGTGCTCGGAAGCTGTGGCAACAGCTACAATCATGACGTTTAGAACTTGCACCTCCTCATCACACATGTTCAGCACTTACTTGCTCTCCTAGCTCGCCAAATGTCGTCGTCTGCTCGACCGTCAGCCGGATCATGCCATCCGGGCCGCGAAGTCGGAGCAACATGTTGGGCTGTCCTCTTCGATCCGGTTTCTGGTATTATAAACTGGCCGACGAATGCAGTGGTGGGGTTAGTGCTGGAATAAAGCAGCTATTGAACCGAGACGAGGTGCCTAAAAAGCGCAGGTTAAAAGTGATAAAGAACCTCCCGTCTCAAAGCAGACAGGAACAAACGACAGTAAATAGAATAGGCAAAAAGTTGGCTTGCCGTCAAGCTTGCTGTCGAGAAAATGGATGGGAGCGTGGAAGCTCATCGACGTTGATGACAGAAGTGGAACCAAACCAAGCTCTGTCATgcatgaagaaggcaagTACCTTTCCGCTGCCATCGGTACAAGACAGTACCTCCAAACAATAACGTCAGTCCAACTGCGTCACTGTGAAAGGTGcctggcagctgctgcaagTACCGCACCGGCTCCGCTCCTCGGCGCTGGAGAAACATCGGGCCGATGCAtcgccaaccaccacagcGCCAGCCCAGAAGTTAACTGGCACGCGCCAGGGCTTACACTGGCCACTCACATGTCCGTTTGACCCCCCAGCAAGTACCTCCATAACCTTGCCCAATCTGCCATCTGGCCAGAACTAATTACAGCCAAACGACCATCCAAAAGTTACCAGCTGTCATCGTGAGAGGATCGACTCGGTTCCATCCCACATACGCTCTCTTCCACGACAGCCATATACCAACGACTGAGGATATTTCCTACGAATTTTAATAGCGCCAACCTAATTCTTTTATTTCATCCCCCTTCTAGATCGTGAAACACTacatccacaaccacaatgTTCGATATCGACTGGAAGGGCCTCGCCCTTCCTTTTGCCTACCTGATGGTCCTCGGCGGCGCCCTCATGACTTTTTCAACCATTTATCGCAAGAGAAAGGCCGGTACGTCCAATTCCCAATATGCGAATGGCACTGAATACCCCAAAGCGCAAACAATTGCTGACCAAATCGCAGCCGAAAGTGCGAACCTCGCTCCCTGGTTCGGGCCCAATCTCCAACGCAACGTCTacctctccctcctccacaTGGACCCCGAAGAGGGCAACCAAAAATCCCCCCGCGTCCCCGAGAGCGTACTCAAAGCCGCGCTCTTACGGCGCGCCGTCGAGGACATCGACCGTCTGATCCAGATCAAGTCAGCGAAGCAGGCCTGCAGCTCACTCCTCTTGCGGGGCAGCGTAGGCGACGACTTGTGGCAGAGATTCCAGCGTGCCGAGAAGGAAATGGAAGAGGAGCTGCGTGATGTTGTCACCGAGGTACGCCCATACCCCTCTACAAACCTACAAAGAACCCCCTTACAAACATCGAGTGTACTAACATGTCCAAGGCAAATGCCCTCGCACCAAACTGGGGTCCCACAATCTTCCAATCCGCCCACGAAATCGCCGCCAACACCCGTCTCCGCGCATCCCTTGACGAGATAGAAGCCCAAAAAGCCGCCGAAAAGGCATGGTGGGAGAAGCGCCGCGGCCAGATCCAATCCGACTTCATGAAGGAATTAGACGGCTCGGAAAAGAGCTCGACCAAGGACGGCGCAAgtgaggatgatgctgtGATTGTGGATACACCTTCTAAGGGAAAGAAGGGCAGGAAATAAACGTACGAGTACAAACATGTTGTGCAGCAAGTTCACGTTTGGTCCGCTCCAGCTAAGCACCCGGAGGACCATGGGTACCCCGTCCCGGTGCTTATTATACATAAGGGACTTCGATttgaagaaaaagaaggtgACGAAAGGGTATTGACTGATGGGCATCTGTAATAATATTTGACCACATCATGACGTTGGGGGCTAGGCATATGCCAGATGTGATATTCAAAGATGGCGTTTAGGCGCGTAAGAATTGAGAATTCAGTGCTTGATACTGTCAATATTTTATATCACGACTGTGAACTTGGCGTGTGACGGTGTATTTCGCGACCGGCATTGGCACAATATTTTTATGCAAACCACATACGCACTGAGGCATCACGGTATCTAATCGTGTGCGGCACCTGGTGTTTTGAACTTTTGCAACACAGCCCTTTATCTCCCAAACTATTTCCGAATTTAGTGTTTACGCATCTCTAGATTCCATTGGCGCATAAAGTGGCCAGCATTGGAATACATCGCAATACActcacaaaaaaaaaaaaaaaatctcaACCAAAGGTAGTAGTATCAAACAGCTCTCATTACTTATATCAGAGAACCGACTTTGCTAGTCTATGTACAAATAGCCTCCCAGATGACTCCGATGCTGTCCCAAAAGGAAATCGCGCCGCCCTATGTGAAAAGTACACCAAAAAATGCGCAACCGCTGATGTAGATAATATGTACAAATCATGAAGATAAAAGATACTAAATCCAGTCATAACCTCAAGGTCCTTGGCGAACTCGCGGCAAGGCACTCGTCATTCGAAAGGGCATCGCTGCCGATGTTTTCTTCTCGGTGTTGGTTTCTCCTTCGTTATGATATTTGATTTTCTGCTCCCATTTTACTCATTTGCTTGTTGCCGTTTTCACCACGGGTGAatctttcttctccaagtGTCTTCTTGTTGGGCGACCATGCTGGCTAGTCGAGCTTCAGTAGCTATCTCGTCTTCTGATTTGAGCCAGGCCGGTGAATCGCAGCCTCTCAACCCGATAAACTTGCCCATTCTACGGCGCTTCTCCTCGAGAGGGACATCAGATCGCCAGACAACGGGGCACGGGTATTGAGATGACCATGGTGACGGTGACTTTTGGTGGTAGAAGTTGGCCAGTCCTTCTAGCTGGGCATCCGTCAAGAGCCAGAATTGAAGCACAGTTCGAGGGAAATCAGGGTGAACAGCGCCGGTGGTGAGCTGAACAAGAGGAGAAAGTGGAAGTGCCATTTGGTGCAACTTGTAAGCCAAGTCTGGGTTACGTGCTAGCCGACGTTGAATAAACGTCTCACACTGAGGCTGTTGGGAAGGGACCATCTCGCGATGCATCATCGTGACGGATTGTCTTGTGTTGGTTTGTGTATATAAGTACACGAGGAATAGTAGATCCTGAAGGTAGTTGAGGTTTGCAATGCACACGACGCAGGCAGCTTCTGACTCTAACAGGTTGGCAGGGCTGAATGACAGAAGGACTGTAGAGAATTGGCGGAAGCAAGTATATGTAGTTTCGTTCCGTTGCTGCCCTATACTCAAAATTGATTTGACCGAAGCAGAAACCAATCGCGAAGAACTAGAAAATAATCCGAAAGTTTAATTCGATTTTTGTCGAAGACGGCTATTCCACCAAAAGAATTGCAAAGTGCCTTTGACGCTTCGGGTGGTAGCAGGCCCAGCTGGAATGGGTGAGGCGATTTGCCGGATCCGTGTTCTGGCTGGTATGCGGCACCACGTTGAGTACCCGTTTTCGCTCCTCCACGAAACCTTGATAGTGCGTTTGTTTCAAACCAAAGCACCTCCTTTCAAAAAGCAACCAGATAGTAATAAAAGCAAAACTTAAATGCCTTCACGTTCTGGACCAATGCGGAACAGATATGCAATGAAGAGGAGAGGAACCAGAGGCAGCAGAGATAAACAAGGCAGAGAGTGGTATCAGGatgggagagggagaagggGGGATCGAGGGCAGTTATCAGTGAATTGAAATGGAGTTGACTTTCCGGGTTTGTTGTTACATGCAAGTTGAAGGCATCCCAGCCCTCTTGTATTTTCCTCACCGACCCAGTAATAATCGTCATatgttccatgtcctttTTCGGCCGCACTTGCCAGCACCGATAAAGTATTAGACTGACACTCATAAGTCCTGAATTTCAGCTTTTCCCCATCCTGTATGAACCACAAACCCCCCATGGATGGGCcatggcatgggatggcGGGGGGGCGTGCCTCAAGCTCCACCTGCTCTATGGTCCACGGTCTCGCTGAGCGCCGGGTCTGGTGAGCATTTCTGTGTTAGTTGCTCGGTGATGTGTGTGGTTGCCAGCGAGGGAAATTTGCGTGAGTGACCGAGAGGACTGAGAGGCAGCCCTGTGTCCTGGATGTGCTGGGGCGAAAATGGAGGCGGCAGACGGGGCGCCAGCACTGGCCAGTGGGCGCGGCGCAAGCGGCCAACACATACAGTCGAACCAGACATGCGTCAGGGCTGCTGTTTGGACTTGAAATGGGGACGCAACCTGCTATAGCGGTTCCTTAGCTGGCCCCTAACCAGCCCCTAGCTGGCGACAAACAATGAAAGCAAGGCGCACAAGGACTGCTGGTATAGGCAAAGCGTGAACCTTTGTCTTGCTTGCGAGGGTGGCGGGTGCAGCAATTGGAGCCAAGGGTCCGCAGGTGGGGATTGTCTTCGTGCATCCACCGATGTCGACCCTTGGATGTCCATCatcgttgtcgtcgtcatggTTCACTGACGAAATTACTGGCAGCGTGGACCACGCGGGTGTCTAATCTTGGCTCGCTTTGTTTCCCTTGCAGGATTTGCCAAAGCAGGTCAACGAACAAGGGGATTGTGACGCCTCGTTGGCACGCTTAGGCCTACCTGCCCCGTCGGCAGCAATATGTATTGTATTAGATATGCAAGTAGAAAAGTGGGCGGTGACATTTTGGAATCCCAAgcgatcaattgatgatATTCCGTCGAAGGGCTAAGGATGAAGGAGAAACCATCGTCTCGTGGTGTATGCGACGGACGCAGTCTTGAAGTGAGACATAAGCCGGACATGGGGGTCTGGTAACGTGTGGTTCGCTGGAGGATTGGAGACAAGGTCCTTGCTGGGTTGTATGAGTTCGACCAGTACCAATTCTTGACGccatggatgggatgaggagaTGAGGAGGCATCTGGATGAATAgccagtcagtcagtcagttAGTCAGGGAGTAAACTTGGCGGTGGGATGAACAAGATTGGTCCTGCCTCCCGATaagagtgtctggtgcacaTCACCAACTGCAGGTCAGTGGTTGGAAGAACAATGTtgaggctgggctggggtTTTGGATCCACGTcgggtcaagtctggtatgGTCTAAAGATGGCACTGAGCAGGCAGACACTTGACCAGGCAGTTAGTTGCGCctgcacttgcacttgcacttgcccATTTGGGGGCGTTGCGTCCTGGTTGCCAACAGGGATGATTAGTTTCGAGAGAATTGATAGAATCGATGCCGCACCGTATGTACAGTACCAGTCCGGAGAACAGACTACTTGAACAAAGTATGTGCGGTCAACAACGCCCAGCGCCAAGAACAAAGAGCTTCGGGTTGGAGGCGGCATGGAGATGTGGAAAACATGGGTGACCAGGGGCAGACCAGCCAGAGAAGGCGCTGGCATTGCATGCGACAGGGGGAGAGGCACTcgccagcagccatggcagtcGCTGCCACCGTCAGTGGTCATGGAAGCTCCTTCCCGAACGAAGAAGCGAATCATCGAACGTTGGcaattgccatggctggatGGACTGGAGGGGGCTTGGATTCCTTGAGGGGCTCCTTCCCTACCTCGCGGAGGCGACGGCCGACAGTGGGGGGTGGGGCCCGAGCCAACgaagcaagacgaggcaaaaGAGGCAAGTTGGCATGGCATCGCATGGGCATGAAATGGAGACATGATACTCTCGCTGGATCATGGATCACACATCACGCAAATGACGACGTGCGACTGGTTCGTAATCAGAGACAAGTGCAGAAGCCAAGCAACTCAAGTGCCCAAGCTAACAGTTCCAAGTGGTTGCTTGATGCTATCAACCTGTGGAATGCCAGCGAAGCAGGGCAAAGCAAGAAGCGCTCTCACACAGACACACAttcgaaaagaagaaacaaccagaccagacatcatccaGAATCCAATAGTCGCTCACTGTGCAATTATTGCCAACTAATCATGGCTCTATCTACTTTCCGATACGCGAATCAGAtttccctccttctccaagccGTCGATATACCTGGAGCACCAACCAACATGCAATATGACCTATAACGATCCTCTACTCGGGAGTGCCAACaagaaccagacacattCTTGACTAATAACCTGGAACCttggtcctggtcctggcctggcctggccatTGGCACCGGCACCGGCACACAAGAGACGTATCTTCTCGTCTATTCACAGTTCCCTGTTGCATGACGAGGCCCGCGAAGCACAGAGCGCATATTGCACTATGAAACGAAACGGGTTATTGCTCCGGAGCACCTAACCCAACGCCAACTATTCCGTACGCGGCGCACCCGtggaagccaagccaatacTCCGTTCAACTTGACAAGCCATTTTCAGTTCAGAATATTATTAGCAGCTTTTCACGGTCTGCGTCTGGCCTACAACCAATGTTCCAGTAGGACAGAAGGCGCCATATGTGCATTTCAGTTGCTCATCCGTGTCCAATGCGGAGAGCGTAACACGTCAAATTGATATATCCTGCATGTCCCAGGTCTGATTCAGCGGGCACGACAACAGGAAGCCAACATCGTGAAGTATCAAACACGGGCCAGCATCAGTATCGGCGGCAATATCCGTGCAATTCTCCGCTCTACCCGATCATCCCTCTTCCACGCAGTCTTGTGAGGCACTGCTCCGTAATAAAACTCAAATAGCAAAATGGAAACGGATGCTCATGACCCAACTTGTGAGCAGTCCGCCAGCCCAACGCCTCTCATCCGAGACATTCGACCAGGTCAaggcttcatcctcgtccacAGCACGAGAAATTTCCCACACACAGGACGGAGCAACACTACAATTCGGGCAAAAACCTTCTGTATGTGCTCCATGCAAGCATGTGTGAGTGTCAGTGTGAGTGCGTGTGAGTGCGCGCGCGTGTGCACGATACACACAAATCCACAACACACAGCACAAGACTCATCCATCAGCATGCTTGTCTCGTCTCTGCTGACTCGAAAATAAAACCTCGTCCATCCCCCAGCCAAGCCCGACGCCGAAAGCGGGTCAAAATGTCTCTCTTTcacacaccatcaatcaacctTGTGAGCAACAGCTCGGGCTTCTTTTTTTAGTATCCCTCAATTTCAACACTCTCCGCTCAATGTCTCATTATCCTGCCTAGGGGGGGTTTCAAATCATCCTCGTTGGACGCACaggtgctgctgcttcttcttcttctttctccctCCCAGGTGATTTCCTGAAGATCCCCGGACACCCGCCAGTTCTAAACCAAAAATCGCTACAGCCAAACGCCGCATTTTCTATTTATGTGAGAAGGTAATTTCGTttcccaacgccatcagTCTGTTCGCCATGTCGATTTCCGAAAATCACCAAAAAACCACGCGCCGCGGGAAGACTAGCAACCCGTCGGTCAACCATCTTTTTGGACTCTGTAACGCCCGTGCTTCTGTTTATGTGAGACTTTGCAGCCTTGACCGGGTGCTACTGTTGTTGTTATGCCCTGACTGCTACGGGAGATTTTGTTGGTAGCATACCCGAAATGTGTCATGTGTCTAGCAACGTAGAATTGTCTCGAAAATAGGTTTAATTACACTGGGGAGTTCAAAACCACGCGGCCAATTTTTCTTCAAATCTCTGCAATGGCCCTCCTTCCCCAGCCAACAAGGATGAACAGATCCCAAATTTGATCGTCGGCAGATGAAATTCCCGTCACACTCAGTACTCGCCGTGCTCTACGCGATTGGGCGCAATGACATACGGGGGGAATTGACGAACCCCAAGGAAATAAGCATCATTATCCGTCTCTCGGCGAAAAAAAGTCTCCTGCACCGTGCTTCCCGCTTAACATGCATTTTTCTaccgaagaagaaaatgTCTAATTTCGCTCTGCTAACGAACTGGTCTATGCTATGCTGTTTCTCcatgttttgttttgccCTCTCCCTAGAGCCACTTGACCTTGGCGATATGATCGACCTTTTTCTTGCTGCCTTTCACAAATCCAAGAGCTCGTAGCTCTGCGAGGCCCCGATAAAACATGACGAGTGCTTTGCGCTCGTCCTCCTCCGTCTGACTTACTAATGCGTAAAATGCAGACCACAGGTCCGCGACGTTGATGAGATTACCGGTTTCAAGATAGAGTTGGTACAGAATCGATGTAGCCGGGAGAGTGGCCTGCAGACCCTGGCTATCGGGTTCGCAGCACGAGCAGTTCAGATAGTCGTGGGGACGGCCAAGACTGCGCTCGAATGCTGCCCGTGGTCGAGGAACAAATACTTCTCGAGAAGGGGACCTAGAATCGTAGAGCCAGCACTCTGCAAAGAGGACATGATTGGGGTTCGTGTCTGGATAGTGCGTAGAAAGTGCAGCCGTGACCTCATCCACGATTTCTGTCAGTCGCTTGTCTTGGTCGCGAAGCGCTGCTGAGTCTTGGCTAAGCTGGACTTTTTGTGCAATGACGGTGGTGCGCATGATTTTGCTGTGTCCGCTGTATTTGCTTCGTAGTGAAGTTCCCTCCTCgtctgccttggctttgagctgctccagctcctcgagTTGGGTTTCAAGTGTCCTTTGCAGCTGTTCATCCTTCTCTTCCGTAGATGGATCCAAGTGCAGCGTTCCATCTCCGTCCCTGAAAATTGCAATCACGGCAGCAAGCAGTCCAGGTAGTTCCTCGGGCTTCATCATGCGTATACACTGCACTAGATTCGAGCCTTCTGGCGACATAGGTGCACCGCCCACCATGCCGTCAACGTATGCTCTTGAAAATGAGGTCCGTTGCGCTCCAGCCGCCTGCAGTATCAGAAGGGACCGGAGGAATCTTGATGCCCAGGTTTGTCTGTTTCTGTGACCGCTTCTAATTTGATTGACGAGATATTCGTTATTTTCAAGCAAGGCCTTGGCATGCTCAAGTGACTCATGTGTGCTCTTTTCTACTTCCCGTTCGACTGTGTGACGAAAGGAAGGTAAATTTCGAGATGCCTCCAAGTGTTCCAGCTGGGGggcttcctcgtcttcaccaGAGCAAAGGATGCTAAGTGGGTTTGCATAAAAGTGACACATATATGCGTACTTTAACCGTCAGTATCTCAATTAGAGGAAAAGTAGAATGAGAGGCAAAAATACCTTCAGTGAGCTGATAAACGACTGGATACCAGCTACTTGCTCATGCTGTCGATCCAACATGCTCCTGAGAAGAGGAGCGCCCAATCGCACTGGAAcatccgcagcagcaacagcgcCTTTGAATACCGTCTCCAGAATATTGCCTGCCTGAGCGGCATCAAATTGCGCTCCGTATATCAGGCGACAAGCAGACTTCAGGAGCCGTGCCTGCAGGAGCTCTACCGAGGTGGCGATGCCAAAAAGCAAAGTAAATGGAATCCGGGGCCGCCAAGAGCTATAAAAGTTAGAAGTGCACTCAGCAGAACGGAGGTGGTTGGTACATACTGGAAAAGAGTAATCAGGTCGGATAGGAGGCTGCTATCGAAGCCCTCGCTATCCTGGAAAGCGACAAAAACATGTTCACAGTTGAGCGGCTTGATGAAAGCTTCTAAAGCCTCCAGGTCGTAGTCAAGATATCGTCGGCCCTGCACACACATTCAGTAACAAGCGATTTTGACGGAACACCAGAGCACCGTCTGTCAGTGGGTTGGGAAAACTCACATCCTGCGTCCCTTCAACCTGCAagtcttcatcatcgccatctaCTACAGTCGCCATGGCATCCCTAATCGTCTTCTTCAGCGCAGCTTTGAGCGTCACCGCCTCAGAAGACTTCAATCGCACAAATCGGCTCGTGGACTGCTGGCCCAGTGACTCAGACAACTGTTCAAACAACAAGTCCTGCGAAGCGATGTTCGGTCCTGTGACGACAAACACCGAGGGTATCTGGTCGATGCTTTGTCCCTCACAATTAGCATCTGTCAAAACACACCTGAATAGGGGCTGCGTACCACGTTGATGCGGCATCATTCACAAATGTAGATACCTGGTCCAAGGTCGCTGAGTTGGAGTCTCTCAGAATGCCCTTGCGTCAAAGTCAGCTTGCTTCCTTTTTGTCCAACGACTTCATCTGAAGAGCACACCTGAATCCTTTGATCAATCATCCCCCACGCCTCCTCAAACCTGGTTTGCCTCAACCTCACGAACTCTGCCTTCTCAGCGCCATTCAGTAGCGGCACAAAAAGAGTGTCATCTTGCGCCTTCCCACCCCTTTTTGTGGCGCTCTTGGTTACTCGTCGCCTCTTGGGAGCTCTTTGATCCTGACGAGACTcgccatcttggtctgggTCAAAGATGTAAGCCACCTAGATGTCACGTCATGAGTTAACACGTCCATATCAGGGGAACCGTAGCTGGAGGATAAACACGGAATTCATACCTGGTGATCTTCTTGGGCAAATGTATGTCGGGtctcgtcttcttggtcCATCGCACGAGACTTGTGGGCTGTGATGTCACTTTACTCGTGGGCGTAAGTGCTCTTTAAGGAGCTGCTCAGGGAGACGCGCCAAGTGAGGTTGAGCGCGTTTATAGTACAGTGTGCGCACTGTGCATCTACCCTTGATCTTCGTTCCCATACATCAGATAAAAGAATTgtatcatcaacaacccaATATTCGTCTCATTCCTATTCAATAGCTCGATTGAATTCACTCGTATCATTTTATGTCTGGAAATTTCCGTATCAACTGCACGGCCAAACATACTAACACACTTATTTTATCCGTGAGTTACTTGCATGTGTTTTCGTAGTGCAAGGCCATCATATCACTCCATGCCAAATTTCCAACATATTTGCAACCTGTTACTATGTAGAACAAAACTCTCCAAGGATAGCTGTCGGTTTAATACGTAGCAAGTCAGATGAGTTGTCCAGATAGAGCAGAATATCAGAGCGTCGCACCAAGACATTGGGCCACCAAACACCCTTCTTACTACAACTGCATACAAACTGCCAATTATTTCACAACATTTGAAAACTGCCAGGCCTGTGACCTCAATACCAATTTCAGAGTAAAATTGTCCTTATGGTGACGAGAGCACAAGTACTCATATCATCTGATAATTGCAACCTTCCCGTGCCACGAAGAATAGTTCATCCGTTGGCTCACAGAAGTTGCGATACGCCAGGCTGTAGTTCAAATAGCGACATCAAGACCTAAACCAAGTTTTTATCTCTTGTTTCAATATTAATACGTAGTAGTTCAATGAGCGAGCACCCACTCAATGAACAACTTCACCAACCCACTCACAAGTCCCCACgacccaacttcaacaccaaaaccaacctCCCCATTTTCACATCACCCAACTTCACAACGCACTCATGCATGAGCTGCACTCCATACACGCCGTCTCAGAAAAATCCCATCGTAAAATTCATAAGCTAAAGAAGTACCTTGAACTTTTAGTCAGACACCAGAACAACTGACTCTGACTACCACTAGTAACAACTCATATGTTCGCCTCTTCCCACCCTGCAAAATAAAAAAGGAGATGCCCAGGTACGTCCTGGcagcccatccatcccaGCCCCGTCGCACCTTTTGTCTGCgtcaatttttttttttgtgtgcTTTCCATCGTTGGCCCTCTGCCACGTATACGTATCTTCTCATGTGTATCTGCACGCAGGTATGGCTCTGCGCGCCATGACCGTGAAATGCTCCTGTACAACTAACTGTTCCCCTGGCGAGGCTGTTCCACATCTGACCTCGAAGACGCCCTCTGGAAATTGGTCATCACGAAATAATGATGTTTTCCTAGGCAACGAAAA from the Pochonia chlamydosporia 170 chromosome 6, whole genome shotgun sequence genome contains:
- a CDS encoding translocation protein (Sec66) (similar to Metarhizium robertsii ARSEF 23 XP_007823408.1), which translates into the protein MFDIDWKGLALPFAYLMVLGGALMTFSTIYRKRKAAESANLAPWFGPNLQRNVYLSLLHMDPEEGNQKSPRVPESVLKAALLRRAVEDIDRLIQIKSAKQACSSLLLRGSVGDDLWQRFQRAEKEMEEELRDVVTEANALAPNWGPTIFQSAHEIAANTRLRASLDEIEAQKAAEKAWWEKRRGQIQSDFMKELDGSEKSSTKDGASEDDAVIVDTPSKGKKGRK
- a CDS encoding origin recognition complex subunit (similar to Verticillium alfalfae VaMs.102 XP_003005039.1) codes for the protein MDQEDETRHTFAQEDHQVAYIFDPDQDGESRQDQRAPKRRRVTKSATKRGGKAQDDTLFVPLLNGAEKAEFVRLRQTRFEEAWGMIDQRIQGILRDSNSATLDQVSTFVNDAASTCIDQIPSVFVVTGPNIASQDLLFEQLSESLGQQSTSRFVRLKSSEAVTLKAALKKTIRDAMATVVDGDDEDLQVEGTQDGRRYLDYDLEALEAFIKPLNCEHVFVAFQDSEGFDSSLLSDLITLFHSWRPRIPFTLLFGIATSVELLQARLLKSACRLIYGAQFDAAQAGNILETVFKGAVAAADVPVRLGAPLLRSMLDRQHEQVAGIQSFISSLKYAYMCHFYANPLSILCSGEDEEAPQLEHLEASRNLPSFRHTVEREVEKSTHESLEHAKALLENNEYLVNQIRSGHRNRQTWASRFLRSLLILQAAGAQRTSFSRAYVDGMVGGAPMSPEGSNLVQCIRMMKPEELPGLLAAVIAIFRDGDGTLHLDPSTEEKDEQLQRTLETQLEELEQLKAKADEEGTSLRSKYSGHSKIMRTTVIAQKVQLSQDSAALRDQDKRLTEIVDEVTAALSTHYPDTNPNHVLFAECWLYDSRSPSREVFVPRPRAAFERSLGRPHDYLNCSCCEPDSQGLQATLPATSILYQLYLETGNLINVADLWSAFYALVSQTEEDERKALVMFYRGLAELRALGFVKGSKKKVDHIAKVKWL
- a CDS encoding beta-xylosidase (similar to Metarhizium acridum CQMa 102 XP_007810495.1) is translated as MMHREMVPSQQPQCETFIQRRLARNPDLAYKLHQMALPLSPLVQLTTGAVHPDFPRTVLQFWLLTDAQLEGLANFYHQKSPSPWSSQYPCPVVWRSDVPLEEKRRRMGKFIGLRGCDSPAWLKSEDEIATEARLASMVAQQEDTWRRKIHPW